ACCACCACCGCCGGGTCCGGGTACCCGGCGCCGCCCACCAGGACCGACGTCTTGGCGCCGCCGAGCATCGCCCGCGCCTTGTGGAGGGCGCGCCCGACGTCGGCCATCCCCAGCCGCGGCTTCCGGTGGCCGATCCCGTTGACCCAGACGACCGGGAAGTCCGGGATGATCCACCGGAACAGGTGCTGCATGGTCGAGACGTTGCGGCCCCAGTCGTCGCCGAAGACGACGATCGGGGTGCCCGACGGCAGCGTCACGCCGCGCGCTTCTCCAGGATGATCAGGAACTTGTTGGCGCGGAACCGGTTCGGCAGCCAGGCGGTGAGCACCTCGTAGCCGTGCCGCAGCCACCCCAGGTTGTCGGACCACTTGCGGTCCACGTAGTGCACGCCGGTGACCCCGAAGCCGAGCCGCGCGAACGCCCGCCGGACCCGCCCCGGGCGCAGCGCGCGCTGGTTCGGCGTCATGGCGGAGATGCCGATGAAGCGGTTGACCACGTTGTTGGCCAGCCAGGTGAGCAGGTTCTGCGCGTTGGGCTCGTAGGCGATGACCTTGTCGCGCGCGACGCGCGACAGCTCGAGCGGCAGCTTGTCGAGCCTCGGGAAGTGATGCAGCAGCAGGAAGGTCCACGCCACGCTGACCGCGCCGTCCTTGAGCGGCAGCCGCTCCGCGTCGGCGACGAAGAACCGGCCGGGGAGCTTCTCCTTCGCGAACCGCGCCCGGGCCGAGCGCACGCCTTCGCGGGTGAGGTCCACGGCGATGACGTCGCAGCCGCGCCGCGCGAGCCGCACGGCGTGGGCGCCCGTCCCGCAGCCGAGGTCGAGGACCGGGCCGGCCGGCGGCTTGGGGAGCGCCAGGTCGTGCAGCTCCTCGTAGCCGCTGGTGATGTGCTCGTTCTCCGGGTTCTTCTCGAACAGGTCGGCGTAGAACTTCCGTTCGGCCACAAGGTCTTGCATCTCTCTCCGGTCTCCTGCTTGGGGCCGGGCCCCGGTCGGGCCGGGCCGGCGGTCGGTTCGTGGTCGGGAGCGCAGCCAAAAATAGCGCCTCGCGCCGATCCGCGCCGCCCCGGCGGGTCCCGCGGGATCGGGGAGCCTGGTTACATTCTTCCTCGAGACCCGGTCAACTTGTGGAGTCCCCAGGCCAATGAGTCGTCACCGAGAGCCGCCACCGCTCATTCCCCCGGCCCTGCTGCGCGCCGGGGACCCCATCGGCCGCCGACAGTTCGTCCGGACGGCCGGGGGGATCTTCGTCGCGGCTTCCGGCTTCGCCTGCACCGACAAGCTGCCCGGCGCGCTGCAGG
This is a stretch of genomic DNA from Gemmatimonadales bacterium. It encodes these proteins:
- a CDS encoding class I SAM-dependent methyltransferase; translated protein: MQDLVAERKFYADLFEKNPENEHITSGYEELHDLALPKPPAGPVLDLGCGTGAHAVRLARRGCDVIAVDLTREGVRSARARFAKEKLPGRFFVADAERLPLKDGAVSVAWTFLLLHHFPRLDKLPLELSRVARDKVIAYEPNAQNLLTWLANNVVNRFIGISAMTPNQRALRPGRVRRAFARLGFGVTGVHYVDRKWSDNLGWLRHGYEVLTAWLPNRFRANKFLIILEKRAA